In Gadus chalcogrammus isolate NIFS_2021 chromosome 1, NIFS_Gcha_1.0, whole genome shotgun sequence, the sequence TCTTTCTCCTATCCACTTTCATACActccttttttttattcctcCAGACCTGATGATACCGAGACTGCATACAAAGTAAGAAAGTCATGTTATAAATAATTTTGCCACAGACAGCTTTATATTAAGATTCAATAAATGGTTGCTGAGCTCAAAGTTTGAATTGATTGCCAAAATAAATTCCACACCTGTGAAGCATAATTCAAAACTATAAACCCTGTATTCAGCATTTATGTTTCCAACCCTCTTTGGTTTCAAAACCATGGTACCACGGTACAACGGTACAGACagcgtttagaaatgttttatctctcctcttctctttcagGTCTTTAATGACCCCATCCACGGACACATTGAACTCCACCCTCTTCTGGTCAAAATCATAGACACACCTCAATTCCAAAGACTGAGGAACATCAAGCAGCTCGGAGGGGTCTACTACGTTTTCCCCGGAGCATCTCATAATCGCTTCGAGCATtccattgggtgtgtgtgtgtgtgtgtgtttgtgtgtcaagtGGATACCTTGTACGAGGGTTGGGCCAGTGTAACATCTTTCTAACCACTTTGATCATTAGTCAAATCCCGTATGGTACCTCTAAATCTGTACCACCAGATGGCACGCACATGTCCACAAAGCAGTTGGTGGCAAGTGGAATATCATGAGTTATGCCGGGCATACGCCTGACTATTCTTCAAAGTTAGTACAGCAAACTGGTAAATCCCCAATTCATTCCTCACAACCCAGTCCTGATCCTCAAAATTCCCAATTAGAATCTTGAGAGCAAAAACATGACTCAAGCGTAAAGAAATCTGGCGGACAGCGGCCATGCTGTGCTAGATAATATAATTGGGTTTTTTTGTGGAAGATTCTAAATAACTACTTAAGAactttggaaaatgttgtgttcTCAATTGGCTAACATCTTTCCAGTTAGAGCAACAAAACGTGACACATTAGCgggcggcagccatcttggcccCAAATTTGATAATTGTTGTTATTGTACCAACCCCAGCCAGGAATAGGGCCGCACAATATGGCAGAGCAAATTAATCATGAGTTGGCAGATTAGTTTGGTTACCAGATTAGGAAAAACACAGGTACCTATGATAAACGTTGCACTTATTGTGTACGACCATCATTAAAGTATTCGTGAAAATGTTAACATTAAAGTTAAAACGACATAGAACTACATTGACATTTATTTGATGGGTTAAGGTTAAACCAACTTTGAGGTATGTTGATGGATCTGAAAGCATACTAAGTTGAAAACCAAAgatctttaaaaaatattttttaaattcatACAATCCATGTGGACAATATTTCATATGACAATGAGGCTTGAAATGGGGTTTTAGACGTCGTACCTGAGTTTGCGTCAAGTAACTGCAAGATGAAGCGCCCTTTACTCGATTTTTCCCAGTAGGAAGTAAAAAAGTCCCACCCTGGGCTGCAAATGCTCGTGGGGCAGATCCTGGTCGAATGGCAgtactttttttgtttgtacttAGTTAAAATTTTGGGGGCAAAGTTTGTTGTCAAAATATTCTCGTTTCGCAAACCTACATTGTTGAAAACCAGTGTTTGAGGCTCCCAACCAAGTGTATTGTGGAGCGTTTGTGGCTGATGGCCTGAGTTATAGTCAGATTGATTGGAATCTGGGTGGGGCTGCACACCTTGGGTACATTTAGAATCAAATCAGGCACACAGgtcaaaccagccatcaccacagaCAGCTCTGACATGTTGGTATTCAGCAGCTGATCTGCATGTAAACATTTTGCCAATTACAATAGATTAGCTTTTACCTGTGGCTTGGTGTCGGAGGAGACACACCCCTGGCTGGCACCCACTGGCATGTGGCAGGGTTAACTGACACTTATATTGCAGCGTTTAACTGCGTTATCTTATAATGGTCACTTTTGTTTGTATCTAACCAGATTCTCTGTGGCAACGTTAATCAATTAAAGCATCtttgttaatttattgtttGCAGAGTTGGGTACCTGGCTGGAGAGCTTGTTAAATCTCTGCAAAAGAAACAGCCTGGACTGAAGATCGATGAGAGGGACGTCCTCTGTGTGCAAATCGCTGGCCTCTGCCATGATCTGGGTGAGTAACAAGAGCTGCACCCCAACCCTTACCCCAAAACATCGGCCAGTTTCTGTGTGAGCATGAAACTAATGAGGGATTGGTTAATAATGAATGGTTTCAAATTTCTAAacacatatctctctctctataggaCACGGACCTTTCTCTCATCTGTTTGATGGGATGTTCATTCCTAAAGCACGTCCAGATTTGAAAGAGGACAAAATATGGACGGTACTGAATGATTCTCCCACTGCTTTCCCCAAAATTCCGCTCGCTGTTTGTTCCGGGACATTTCACAGACCCTTATCTGGCAACACGCTAAAACAAGTCTGGCCTAACGTTCCTAAACTACTAACTTCTATCCACATCTCCAGGATTCCAACCTAAAAACTTTAAGCTTTcagaaagcaaaacaaaatgtcATCTCAGTTTAGAAATTAGAACTCAAAATGCCTGATATAAGTTAATGAAAGGTGTTGTAGGTAAGATTAGAGATTTGTTAAGTGAAGAGGAATGGGTGGAAGAGAGCAACATTTGGTAAATATACAACCCTCTGTCTAAACAGAGCCTCCCTCCCAGCTCCCTTCATCGTTTCTCCTCCGTTTAAATGATAACGCCATGGTTGCAAATGTGATTGATAGGCAAGAAGAATCCATAATCAATCAGGAAAGGGCCATTAATTGCTTAAAATCTAAAATGCTTATGGCTGGTGGATGACAATGCCATTTCTAAAAAGATTATACTCAAATTATAGCTCTTAAACAACTATAATTTAAGCATAACACTCCAAAACACCGAACGCATCCTTGATACAGTTTTCTCCATTAAGGCAACTTATTGAAAGGGGGAAACTGTAACTTTTCCTTCACTTCATTAGCAGTGTTAAGCAAGAATCAGTCGGTTCTTCAATGCATATAACCCAACAAGGATTAGAATTAGTACTAGAATATAATCTATAGAGTTTtcgcgctcaacctctagttgtaattaacaggggtaattgtttaatggaaagtgtagtatactatcagtgttgggcaagttacttcaaaagcgtaatgcattatttattacttgttactgtcatttcaaagtaatttgttacattacagtattactgtctttgaattgtaaggcattacactactttttcattatttttgcaTTACTTTCGCCAAAAGGAACAGGAAATATGGATTTGACTGAGCTAGGCTTAAGGCTAACAAATGTACAATATAATGGTCGCAGTTATGGCTCATGGTGCAATACATTTTATGATAGAAATACTGTATCTGTAGGTATTGAAATCAATAGAGCTAGACCCTACTACTgtagattgtaaaaaaaaaatcatgacaAGATACGCAACCCTTTTTATATTTCTATCCCTTCATTTTCTTTCATTCACAGAGAATTCCTAGCATAATGACTGACATAGCTAGACCTACATAATGGCTCTGGCCATAGCCATACCCCCCCTCAACCACTCAGCGCAGCTTAAACTTGGGCAGTGAAACGGAAGCCAGAAGCGCAGCTTTGGATTCAATTGTAGCATGCCCATCTCGTAAATGTAGAGTccgactctgctgctgctgtcatcTTCTCCTCTAGCAGTAAGACGAAGTAAACATTTGCGCGGGTATTTTTCTCCTCTGCGAATCTCGCGGTGTTGGCGAATTTgcataaaaacaacacaccagTTCATTTCGGGTTAAAAATGCATTGTAACGCGCGTTACTGATATTTGTACCGAGTaaaatattacttttttttgtaatgCCTTACATTACCACGTTACAGCAAAAAGTAATACATTACAGTAATCACATTAattttgtaacgcgttactcccaacactgtatactatgcatgcatatcaattattaaatagcttttactgttattcaagGCTgataagtgcattgacattttaaaatgcaaggcaactactattggtaaattgaaaataataatcatcattgagattaaacatctcttccagtgtcctggccaagacaggcagtagtagcctacagtcacacatagcatacacacaaaacataagcaaaataaaacaactaaaacagtcagcaggggggaagggggatatcaatatcgcaagacatttcgggaggctcatcGAGGAGTAGAGTAAAGTGTAGTCTTTTGAAATTAAAcggtttttatatgacaaaatgaacgacctgcttgtcgaggtgagaaattgtctctccCCTCATTTTATCGCAATTTATatagtctatagacagaacgtcttacctgggagagttaGTCGGCGGTGGagctgttatgtttaaaaacataatatCTTACCTGGGAGAGTGTCGCTgcggcgtgtgcgtgtgcgtgttcttacctgcgcgtgtgccgATGGCacacctgtgcgtgtgtgtgtgtgtctgtgtgtttgtgtgtgtgcgcttccatGTACGTATCGCAGCCTTTGTgttgacgtgcggtgtgtgtgtgtgtgtgtgtgtgtgtgtgtgtgtgtgtgtgtgtgtgtgtgtgtgtgtgtgtgtgtgtgtgtgtgtgtgtgtgtgtgtgtgtgtgtgtgtgtgtgtgtgtgtgtgtggtgtatgcgcaggtgtgtgcgtttccgtgtatgttcgtgcgcatgtgcgtgcttgcgtgtgtgtgttcttgcctGCGCGTGTGCCAATGGCGGAGCCGTACGTCTTACCTgtgcgtgggtatgtgtgtgtgcgcttccgtgtatgtgtcgaTGCCTTTgttttgacgtgtgtgtgtgtgtgtgtgtgtgtgtgtgtgtgtgtgtgtgtgtgtgtgtgtgtgtgtgtgtgtgtgtgtgtgtgtgtgtgtgtgtgtgtgtgtgtgtgtgtgtagtgtgtgcgcatgtgtgtgcgtttccgtgtatgttcatgcgcatgtgcgtgcttgcggtgtacATCTGCATTCGCGTTTGGCACATGTGCACTtgagtaacttgagtaactggtgtgacaggcctgctattatagtagtaagatttaTCCCACTGCCTGGCCCCTTCTGAGTCCACCAATTGTCTTTGCAGCAAATCATTCAACATGTTTTAAAGAGGTTGTTCTATATTCATTTACATATTCAGGTCCTCAGTCATTAAGTTGCAAGCAAAGTCCTTAAGTTGCAAGCTCTCAACAAAAGCTGAGAACAAACCTCTAAACTATGCATACGTACATCATATTCTATGACTAAAACAGGCTACCATAGGATGAACATTATTATCCATAGTCAGGCAATAATGTTTCAGCTGATAAGGGTTGGCGTTTGCACTGTTAAAGAATATTTTGCTGCAgctctgttaaaaaaaaaaaagagaacaagttaaaataatgggcgtgtggAATGCATTCATAGTGCtttacacacatccacacactgtcGGCGGTGTCCGCCATGCAAGGCAGCAGCTAGGTCGTAGGTCACTAGGTTGGAAGCGGTAagtgtgaggtgtcttgctcagggacacctgagcaacctctgagtgtgtgtgtatgtcattgCAGCACGAGAAGGCATCGCTAGACATGTTAAACCATCTGATTGCTGTTAACAACCTGAAGCCGGTGATGAAGAAGTACAAGCTGGTGCTGAAGAAGGACATCACCTTCATCGAGGAGCTGATCTTTGGGAAAAGGACCGACCCTAGTGATTCAACAAAAAAGGTGTGCACAATGACTCTCCCAACAGAAGGGTTGAAACAATGGCTCTCCCAACAGAGGAGAATTTACCATGACTCTCCCAACAGAGGAGTTTGTAAAATGACTCTCCCACAGAGGGGTTAGTAAAGGGACTTTCCCAATAGAGTGGCCCCGGTATGTACATTTTGGATTTAGTTAATTcgttatccaaagtgacttacaagtgAGGCTAACAACGATCAAAATTGGGGTAACTACAAAATAAATGCTGCCTAGAGCTTGAAGAACTTACTGTCATAACCTCCTCTCACCATTGCCTGAAAAATGAATTGTTCTCACAGAACCCCCTAGTTAGACTTGCTACACCGCATATCAGGCCTTTTTCAGTTCAAACTCATTGGACTCAGAAACAGGGTTTCCTTTGAAGTGAGCTGCTACATTGCTATGTTCTATTTCTATTTGTCTTTTAACCGTTTCCTCGGGCTGTCGTGACAGTTGCCATACGAAGGCCGTCCAGAGAAGCCTTACCTGTACGAGATTGTATCCAACAAAAGGAACGGCATCGATGTGGACAAATTTGATTACTTTGCAAGGTCAGTCCTTAATCTGGTCACTAACCTTGTTTGTGTATGGTGCGAAATGTTTATGCCACTGCTCTTTAGAACTATGCAAGATATTCACTGCAGCCATCAATTATTTGAAGCGCGGGTCCGATGGGGGCAGGATATTGTGGTGGCTAGCTGGTTTGTGACTTAATCCCAAATGTCCATTTGGTCGTATTAGCAAGAATTATGTAGTTATAGTGCAATTTATCTCATTCCACAAATCTGTCCAGCCGTGTTATAGAGGTCATCTTTTTAAATCCTGTTTCACTTGTCAAGTGCAAAGATTTTTCCAACaacaaaatatctataaatgAGAGTTTCCTGTTTTAAGATGAAattgtcttttattttattggataTATGACTGAACATTACACCTCAAGCCTTGCAAGAAATAATAGCCTGCCaaattttttttggtttctaCATTAACAGGCACGGTATGTAGCGTCATATCGCTATTATTCCTCCCAATGTGATGAGTTGGTCATCTTTTTAAAttctaaaatgtatttaaattgaGATATGACTATTGGACATATGGAGTAGAAATAAATATTAGGCCAACATATAATTCAATAATACAAAAGAATGCTAAATTTAGGATATAGAGGACCACACTCCCAACCAATGTTTGCACTAAAGTAGACCTACTACATTTACCATGGTTTATAGTACCAAGTGCAAAGTATTAACAACTGCTAGATTAACCACTTCATggtatacaacaaagacagctaggacaagatgctacacaatgctaaatactatttttaagtgcaaggacgtaaaACATCCAATAAGTGCGTacgaggggtgtggggggtaagggggggaggctatgcagagtctaggggAACTCTGAGCGTGGTAAAACATGTAAAGCGAATATCTTTCACATTTTTCTCCCAGAAGGCCATGCAACCAGACATCCATAGCCGTCAGGGTTTCTCTATCCACGCAATATTCTCACCTTTTTTACCCCTTACCTGTTTGTAAACCCCTCTACACCTTCCTGCCATAATGACTGGTATCAGAATTCACTGCCACTTTGTAATACATTCTTTGAAAATCTCCTTAGTGACCTAACCATACTCAATACATAGCCACAGCTGCCAGGGATATCTTCATCTCTGGATCAACCAATCAATGGAGAAACAAAGCAAGAACCTGTAAAAGTAAACCTGCGCTATCATGTCAATGTATTCATCCTTTCCGTTCCTCATCTCAGAGACTGCCATCACCTGGGCATCAAGAATAACTTTGACCACGACCGCTTCATCAAGTTTGCCAGGGTGTTTAAGGTGGACGGGGAGGAGCAAATCTGTACCAGGGACAAGGTCAAATGATCTCAGACTTCTGTTTTTAATCTGATTGAAGCAGCTCTCTAATTGGTCCTATATTTGACTAAACATAACTATGGGTATTCCTTCAACAGGAAGTGGGCAATATGTATGACTTTTTCCACACAAGAAACTCTCTCCACAGAAGTGCTTACCAGCACAAAGTCAAAAACATTGTGGAGATCATGTAAGTACTGTGTCTGTGCTAGGTACTATAATAATTACGAAAGTAATTGTATTCCAAATTGAGTTTGGTTGTGTTTTTCTAACCAGGATCACAGAGGCCTTTTTATTGGCAGACAAACACCTGAAATTCGAGGGGAAGTTCACATTGTCCACAGCTATAGATGACATGGTGGCATACACCAAGCTGACTGGTGAGTGTTGAGCCCACACTGTGTTGTGGTTGGCTTGGGTTTTGCCTTTTGTAATAtcaaaaacaaattatttcttacCCCTAGGGTAAACATACCCTAAGGCTTCCTTAAGCAAGATGCCTCaccactacctgctccttattctAAGATGTACTGTAAGTTACTTCTGaggtgtgtctgtatatatatttgccCCTGTAGACAACGTCTTCGAACAGATCTTCCTTCCTACCCCGTGGGAGCTGGATGAGGCCAGGACAAAGGAGGATCTGCAGGATCTGAATAAGGCCAGGGAGATCCTAACGAACATCCGCCGTCGCTGCCTCTTCAAGTGTGTGGGCCAGTTCTATTCAGCATATCGAGCTGAcatcgaggtgtgtgtgtgtgtgtgtgtgtgtgtgtgtgtgtgtgtgtgtgtgtgtgtgtgtgtgtgtgtgtgtgtgtgtgtgtgtgtgtgtgtgtgtgtgtgtgtgtgtgtgtgtgtgtgtgtgtgtgcgtgtgctagaAGTGACAGAGGAACACAACCATGACAGTTTTGTCAC encodes:
- the LOC130387906 gene encoding deoxynucleoside triphosphate triphosphohydrolase SAMHD1-like, giving the protein MARPDDTETAYKVFNDPIHGHIELHPLLVKIIDTPQFQRLRNIKQLGGVYYVFPGASHNRFEHSIGVGYLAGELVKSLQKKQPGLKIDERDVLCVQIAGLCHDLGHGPFSHLFDGMFIPKARPDLKEDKIWTHEKASLDMLNHLIAVNNLKPVMKKYKLVLKKDITFIEELIFGKRTDPSDSTKKLPYEGRPEKPYLYEIVSNKRNGIDVDKFDYFARDCHHLGIKNNFDHDRFIKFARVFKVDGEEQICTRDKEVGNMYDFFHTRNSLHRSAYQHKVKNIVEIMITEAFLLADKHLKFEGKFTLSTAIDDMVAYTKLTDNVFEQIFLPTPWELDEARTKEDLQDLNKAREILTNIRRRCLFKCVGQFYSAYRADIEDMRLHLLDDQKNPLAIKLLPEHLKVIKMDYGMKTENPIDLVRFYRKGDKEAFKISRGQVSTLIPRHFQEWLLQVYCTETDEKILAMARKEFEVLCQTWTSKKVPTPIPGEFEVWLLQVYNGTTGTDEKTQMMARDFYELWRKTLTSEEKRAP